In a single window of the Acetivibrio clariflavus DSM 19732 genome:
- the yqfD gene encoding sporulation protein YqfD yields MLLRLWNYVKGYVIIFVEGYFLEKFVNICTRRQIFLWDIKKRKNSSMSMKVSIKGFKMLRPIAKKTGCRVKIIGRRGVPFVLYRYKRRKTFVAGAVLFVLLFYFMTSFVWSIEVTGNEKLETEVIMDKVYQLGVKPGVLKYRINPHDVANSLRFDIKDLSWVSVVIKGTKVKIEVAEGVEKPKLVDKNTPCDIVAAKDGVIKSIIVKAGLEAVKVGETVKKGQVLISGTVPVKNQEDNPRILHAIGDVIARTWYDAREPVETKIFEKNRTGRKKDYLSVVIFSKKIGLFHAGLPYEEYEKVNIEKNLTIGEDLVLPFGIVIERYYENNIIEKEISLDEAKKIAANNAYKKVYSNLPKDAKIVDTSVNFIENEDGRIFAEAIIECLENIGYEREIGGN; encoded by the coding sequence ATGTTATTGAGGTTATGGAATTATGTCAAAGGATATGTTATTATATTTGTTGAGGGCTATTTTTTAGAGAAGTTTGTAAATATATGCACTAGAAGACAGATTTTTCTTTGGGATATAAAGAAGAGAAAAAATAGCTCTATGTCTATGAAAGTTAGCATTAAAGGGTTCAAAATGTTGCGACCCATTGCTAAAAAGACAGGCTGCAGGGTAAAAATAATTGGAAGGCGTGGAGTCCCATTTGTTCTTTACCGATATAAAAGGAGAAAGACTTTTGTAGCAGGTGCTGTACTTTTTGTATTATTATTTTATTTTATGACTTCATTTGTATGGAGCATTGAGGTTACGGGGAATGAGAAGCTTGAAACTGAAGTTATAATGGATAAAGTTTACCAGCTGGGAGTTAAGCCCGGGGTACTCAAATATAGAATAAATCCTCACGATGTTGCAAACAGCCTTAGGTTTGATATAAAGGATTTGTCGTGGGTTAGTGTTGTAATAAAAGGTACTAAAGTAAAGATTGAAGTTGCAGAGGGCGTAGAAAAACCGAAACTGGTTGATAAAAATACTCCTTGTGATATTGTAGCGGCTAAGGATGGGGTAATTAAGTCCATTATTGTAAAGGCCGGTTTAGAAGCAGTAAAGGTTGGTGAGACTGTTAAGAAAGGACAGGTACTTATATCCGGGACGGTACCCGTTAAAAATCAGGAAGATAATCCTAGAATTTTACATGCAATAGGCGATGTGATAGCAAGAACTTGGTATGATGCAAGGGAACCGGTGGAAACCAAAATTTTTGAAAAGAATAGAACAGGCAGGAAAAAAGACTATTTGTCTGTTGTAATCTTTTCTAAAAAGATTGGCTTATTTCATGCAGGTTTGCCTTATGAAGAGTATGAAAAGGTTAATATTGAAAAGAATCTTACCATTGGAGAAGATTTGGTTTTACCCTTTGGAATTGTAATTGAACGTTATTATGAAAATAATATAATTGAAAAGGAAATATCTTTGGATGAGGCAAAAAAAATAGCTGCAAACAATGCCTACAAAAAAGTATATTCCAATTTGCCAAAAGATGCAAAAATAGTTGATACAAGTGTGAATTTTATTGAAAACGAAGATGGCCGGATTTTTGCGGAAGCAATAATTGAGTGCCTTGAAAATATTGGATACGAAAGAGAGATTGGAGGAAACTGA
- a CDS encoding PhoH family protein gives MESLVEVSLEFDRIEHAMNIFGNFDENLHVIEESLGVKVIVRDKNIKIVGDGEEVYKAKTVLQRLINLAAQGEIITKQNVSYLVQLANENQLDKVSDFNTDYICLTARGRQIKSKTHGQKVYIDAIKNNDIVFGIGPAGTGKTFLAVAMAVTAFRNKEVNRIVLTRPAVEAGEKLGFLPGDLQNKVDPYLRPLYDALYEMLGFETYQKYLEKGMIEVAPLAYMRGRTLDDSFIILDEAQNTTPEQMKMFLTRIGFGSKAVITGDITQIDLPGDKKSGLKEVINILKEIKGISFVYLSDKDVVRHELVQKIIQAYDKYDKRRSN, from the coding sequence TTGGAAAGTCTTGTTGAGGTTTCATTAGAGTTTGATAGAATTGAACATGCTATGAACATTTTCGGTAATTTTGATGAAAATTTGCATGTTATAGAGGAGTCCTTAGGGGTAAAGGTTATTGTTAGAGATAAAAATATAAAAATTGTCGGTGATGGGGAAGAAGTTTATAAAGCAAAAACTGTTCTTCAAAGATTGATAAATCTTGCAGCACAAGGTGAGATTATAACAAAACAAAATGTAAGTTATCTGGTACAACTTGCTAATGAAAATCAATTGGACAAGGTTAGCGATTTTAATACCGATTATATTTGTCTTACAGCCAGAGGCAGACAAATAAAGTCAAAAACTCATGGACAGAAAGTATATATAGACGCTATTAAAAATAACGATATTGTGTTTGGAATTGGACCGGCAGGAACAGGAAAGACTTTTCTTGCAGTAGCGATGGCTGTTACTGCTTTCAGAAATAAGGAGGTAAATAGAATTGTACTGACAAGACCTGCTGTTGAAGCCGGGGAGAAGCTGGGGTTTTTGCCCGGTGATTTGCAAAACAAAGTTGATCCGTATTTAAGACCGTTGTATGATGCGCTGTATGAAATGTTGGGATTTGAAACTTACCAGAAATATCTCGAGAAGGGTATGATAGAAGTAGCACCTCTTGCATATATGAGGGGAAGAACTTTGGATGATTCTTTTATTATTCTGGATGAAGCTCAAAATACAACACCGGAACAGATGAAGATGTTCCTGACCCGAATTGGATTTGGATCTAAAGCTGTTATTACCGGTGACATCACTCAGATTGACTTGCCGGGAGACAAAAAATCCGGTCTTAAGGAAGTAATTAATATTTTGAAGGAGATTAAAGGAATATCCTTTGTGTATTTATCCGATAAAGATGTAGTAAGACATGAACTTGTGCAAAAAATTATTCAGGCCTATGATAAATATGACAAAAGACGAAGCAACTGA
- the yqfC gene encoding sporulation protein YqfC, which produces MPRKKKIAKKKKNSEKPKVSLKEKMSELFELPKDVVLNVPKLTMVGNGDLLIENFKGIIEYDSDRIRINTNCGIIKITGTGLGIREITSEDLMVNGNITCLEFLR; this is translated from the coding sequence ATGCCTCGCAAAAAAAAGATAGCTAAAAAAAAGAAAAACAGTGAAAAACCTAAAGTCAGTCTGAAGGAAAAGATGTCGGAGTTATTTGAACTGCCCAAGGATGTTGTGCTAAATGTGCCTAAATTAACCATGGTTGGAAATGGTGATTTGCTGATAGAAAATTTTAAAGGAATTATTGAATATGATAGTGACAGAATTAGAATAAATACCAACTGTGGCATAATAAAAATAACAGGAACTGGGCTTGGAATAAGGGAGATCACATCAGAAGACCTGATGGTTAATGGCAATATAACATGTCTGGAGTTTTTAAGGTAA
- a CDS encoding polysaccharide deacetylase family protein, whose product MKKKIIVLCLLIFALLTINIISRESNNNLYLPDLGGVYSASFDDIDFSTEITGMLSEGVIDEIAYEEAFAGNNYSGEYKNDLLRWGILRKGFGETPAADPGAPELLEKYGGKYLGDTEKNEIYLTFDEGYENGYTSKILDVLRDNNVKAVFFITGPYLAQHQDLVRRMVEEGHFVGNHTIHHPSLPSLDDKTLEEEILGLDRAFFEKFGKHMQFLRPPKGEYSERTLAITQKLGYVNLFWSFAYDDWHKDKIRGAQYAYDKVINNLHNGAVVLLHAVSKDNADALDMIIKGARSKGFEFGDPADLLN is encoded by the coding sequence ATGAAGAAAAAGATAATAGTTCTTTGCCTTTTGATATTTGCTTTGCTCACCATAAATATCATCAGCCGGGAAAGCAATAACAATTTATATTTGCCTGATTTAGGAGGAGTGTATTCTGCAAGCTTTGATGATATTGATTTCAGCACTGAAATAACAGGTATGTTAAGTGAAGGTGTAATTGATGAAATTGCTTATGAGGAAGCTTTTGCAGGCAATAATTACAGTGGTGAGTATAAAAACGATTTATTGAGATGGGGTATACTCAGGAAAGGTTTTGGAGAAACCCCTGCTGCTGATCCAGGTGCGCCCGAATTGTTGGAAAAGTATGGAGGAAAATACCTGGGCGATACTGAAAAAAATGAGATTTATCTTACTTTTGACGAAGGTTATGAAAATGGATACACTTCAAAGATTCTTGATGTTTTAAGGGATAATAATGTAAAAGCTGTGTTTTTTATTACAGGACCATATTTAGCCCAACATCAGGATCTAGTAAGAAGAATGGTAGAAGAAGGCCATTTTGTTGGCAATCATACCATACACCATCCAAGTTTGCCAAGTCTTGATGATAAAACTTTAGAAGAGGAAATTTTAGGTCTCGACAGAGCTTTCTTTGAAAAATTCGGCAAGCATATGCAATTTTTAAGACCGCCTAAGGGTGAATACAGTGAGAGAACTCTGGCAATAACTCAAAAGCTGGGGTATGTAAATTTATTCTGGAGCTTTGCCTATGACGACTGGCATAAGGATAAAATCCGCGGGGCTCAATATGCTTATGACAAAGTTATAAACAATTTGCATAACGGTGCAGTTGTTCTTTTACATGCCGTATCTAAGGATAATGCCGATGCTTTGGATATGATAATTAAAGGCGCAAGAAGTAAAGGGTTTGAGTTTGGAGACCCAGCTGATTTATTAAATTAA
- a CDS encoding DUF881 domain-containing protein, with the protein MKFINTVSLTLICMIMGITVAWQYKSVYNNKKTASVQSMTLEDLKDKLIIEKKNNEELKSRRDALDKEIREFEAAKGNIDLYKKNIGMEMEKARIIAGLTDVKGSGINITISVKNTNLAWISFKDLLSIVNVLKAAEANAIAINGERITAMTEISEIGNYIIINGVPMSSDKPFVIKAIFENQKIDYSVKMLGSIFDKMEKDGYINVEVEKLDSITIPKIEKNRSSINFDLLKR; encoded by the coding sequence AAGAGCGTTTATAACAATAAAAAAACTGCCAGTGTTCAGAGTATGACCCTGGAAGATTTAAAAGATAAACTGATAATTGAAAAAAAGAATAATGAAGAGTTGAAAAGCAGAAGGGATGCTTTGGACAAAGAAATTAGGGAGTTTGAAGCTGCAAAAGGAAATATTGACCTGTATAAAAAGAATATTGGAATGGAAATGGAAAAAGCTCGCATAATTGCAGGGTTAACTGATGTTAAAGGTTCCGGAATCAATATCACTATTTCTGTTAAAAATACTAATCTTGCCTGGATTAGTTTCAAAGATTTATTGTCAATTGTTAACGTGCTTAAAGCAGCAGAAGCTAATGCCATTGCAATAAATGGTGAAAGGATAACTGCTATGACCGAGATTTCTGAGATAGGAAATTATATAATAATTAACGGTGTACCTATGAGTTCGGATAAACCTTTTGTAATAAAGGCTATTTTTGAAAATCAAAAAATTGATTATTCTGTAAAAATGTTAGGAAGTATTTTTGATAAAATGGAGAAAGACGGATATATCAATGTTGAAGTTGAAAAACTTGACAGTATTACAATTCCTAAAATAGAAAAAAACAGATCCTCCATTAATTTTGATTTACTTAAAAGATAG